Genomic segment of Synergistaceae bacterium:
GGACCAGAGGACCAGAGGACCAGAGGACCAGAGGACCAGAGGACCAGAGGACCAGAGGACCAGAGGACCAGAGGACCAGAGGACCAGAGGACCAGAGGACCAGAGGTAATTTTTACTACCTTTCAACGTTTTTTTCCTTCTCGTTTTCCCTTTTTCAATTTAGAAAATCAAAACGGGGATCACCGTCGATATCGCGCTGCCAATCGGGATTTTCTTCTTCATATTTCAACTTTATATTTCAACTAATGTCCTACATGTTCGGTGTTTACCGAACTCCAGAACTCGCGCGGCGGCGCGCTTAGCAGACGATCGATGAGGAGTGAAGCGTGTCGGTCGTCGAGTTTTTTCATTAATTGCTGATCTTTTTCTACGTTATTTTACACAAATAGGCTCCGCCCTTCAGGGCTTGACAATTATAAGTTTTAAAGTAAAAGTAGTAAAATGCAATTATTAGTGTTAAACTACCCATGTAGTATTAACGACGTTTTATTAACTAATATGGATGAATGCAGTAGTGCCTGCATTTTAATTCTTGTGAAGGAGAGATTGCACATGTGGAAAAATTTCAAACTTAGTTTCAAACTTTTGTTGGGATTCGGCTTGCTCTTGGTGATATTCGTTGCGTCAATAGTCATATCCTGGAGCAATATGGCGGAAGTTCGTGAGGATAGTGATTTCCTGTCTACTCAAATTGTTCCGGTAGTTGTGATGAATAGTGAGTTGGAGCGCGAAGCCTACGAGCTCTTTTTGGCGGTGCGCCAGATGCAATTCCTTGAAGACGCGGATTCGATGACGGCGGTAAGGGCGGCGATCACTACTACAGGGAAAAAACTAGACGAAATCGGTACTTATCGTTCTTCTCACGCTAATCTTCAAACTCCGGCATATGTTATAGACAATGTTCTCCCTGTATTTAAAGATTACGTGAAAGACACCGAAAAAAACATGGATTTCATAACAAAGAAGAATGAGGCTTATAACGAGATGCTGGAGGGTATGAGGATACTATCCACCTCTGCTCAACGGACTAAAGACATAATATCTGAAGTTATGCTTGAAGAGATTAAAAACGGCGATACGGCTGGAATAATGCGAAGATTGGATTTGATGCATGTAGGTGAGGAGATCGCCTCTATCTCCTCGAATCTATGGGTGTCTATGATGTTGGCCATGGACGCCGGCGACGTCACAAAGATGCGCTCGACTTTCGATATGTTCGAACCTTTTGAAAAGAATATGCGAGTTCTGGATCAGTACACCAATACGGACGAGAAGACACAGTTGGTGGCGCGAATGCGTGCGGCGATTCGGACTTATGCGACCAACATGGAGGCGTATATTGAACTCTACAAGCAATTGCAAGACATTAACATCGAACGCCTCTCCCTTTTCAATCAATTCAATACGGCTTCCTCGAAAGCCACCACAATGGCTCAGGATCGAATCAGAAGCCTATCGAGGGCGGCCGTCGCTAGCCTGAGTGACGCTATCTTTCTTATGAACTCCTGCACGGGCCTCGCCATGATTTTAGGGATATTAATCGCGATCTTCATCTCCCGTAGCATCTCGAAGCCGTTGAACACGATTGTCCAACTCGCCAAACGCGTCGGAGACGGTGACATGACTGTTGAGTACAAAGAATTTGGTTATGAGGGTAAGGATGAATTGGGTACGCTCTCCCTGGCTCTGTCCCAAATGATCACAGATCAAGAAAAGGCCATGCAGCAAATTCTTTCTGTGGCGGTAAAACTTTCAGATGAAGCAGTCGACCTTTCCGCCATTTCTCAGGAAACGGACGCCTCGATGATGGAAGTTAAGTCATCCATCGAACAAGTTGCTTCTTTGAGCGAGGCCAATGGTGCCGCTCTCGAAGAATGTAATGCTGGTGTTGAGGAGATGAGCGCAGGAGCGGATACCGTGGCTCAGTCGTCCACCGACAGCGCCGCTTTCCTTTCTCAGACCACGGGGGCTTCTCAAAAAGCTATTCAGACGGTGAGCGGCGTCATTTCGGGTATGCATAACGTGGATAAAAACGCCAAGGAAAGTGAAAACAAAATACGTCAGTTGGTTTCGTCTGTGGATAACGTCAGCAGTTTTGTATCGGTCATCACGGGGATCGCGGATCAGACGAACCTCCTTGCCCTCAACGCGGCCATTGAGGCGGCGCGCGCCGGAGAGGTCGGGCGCGGGTTTGCTGTGGTCGCTGAAGAGGTTCGCAAGTTGGCAGAAGAGTCCGCTCGCGCGGCTCAAAACGTAAATGGAATCATCGTCGAGCTTCAGAATGGCGCGCACGAAAGTATCAAGGCCACGATCGAGGCGGGGCGTGTGCTAGGGGATACCCTCGTCCAGGCGGAACAGGCGCAGGGAGAGCTGGATAGCGCTTTGCGGCAAATCAACAAAGCCAATGATTCCATACAGAATATCGCCGCTGTCGCGGAAGAACAGGCGGCTTCTTCCAAGGAAGTGGCAACGGCCATCGACAACGCAACCCAATCGACGATGGAGGTTGTCGAGGCGATCAGCCATATTCGTCACGCGTCGGAGGATACGGCACAGGCCGCGCAGGGTATCGCGAAGCAGTCCGAGTCTTTGAGCTCGTATGCTCATGACCTGTCAAATATCTTGTCCAAATTCAAGCTAGATGTCGCTGCTCCTGTTGTTAAAGTGACAAAAAGTTTGAAGCCTCAAAAAAAAGCAATATTGAAGACGTCCTAAACCGAATAGTTTCTCAGTCGAATAGCTTCTCAGTAAAGTGAAAAGAGCAAAGTGAAAAGTTAATATTCATGACTTTGGGCAAACGCGCTCTTACGCTCGTTTGCCCCATCATTTAGATCAAACCTAAATCACAAAAAGCCGAAAAGATTCCTCCCTCGTCGATATCTTGGGTTATGAAGTCCGCGACAGCCTTTAACTCCGGTTTGGCGCCTCCGACCGCGATGCCCAGTGAAGCGTTTTGTATCATATCCATGTCGTTCAAGCCATCTCCCACCGTCACAATGTCCTTCACGTCAAAACCCACCGCCGTCGCAAGCCTCACGATGCCGCTCCACTTGGAGGTTCCAGAAGGGCGAAACTCCGTTGAATTTGGAAACTCGACAATGTCCAGATTCCAACTCTTCCGCCTCTTCCGCCACTGAGGAGGAAAGGAATCGGAATCAAAAACGCAGACCAAGTGAACCCGCTCCGCAGAGATCAGATTTTTTTTGCAACTGTGTCCCGCTTGTTCGAGGAGGTAGGCGTCGAGGTAATCCTCGTTCATGTTCGTGTAGACATTCTCCGCGTCGAGAGCATAGGACTTGCGAGAAGAAGACGAAAATTCTGATCGGAAATTTTGCGTAAAATCCTCACTGAGGAATACCTCGTAAAGCGACTCTCCCTTTCGGATCCCCTGCGCTCCGTTGCAGCACACCAAAGAGTCGATTCCCAGTGACGACGCCGTCTTACGGGTCAAGGCCAAGTTACGCCCCGTAGCTACAGCCGGCACGTGGCCTTTTTGGGCGAGGCGCTTCAATGCTTCCACCGTGGGCTCCGGAACGTGGGATTTGCCCGCATAGCTGACTAACGTCCCATCGATGTCAAAAAAAACGAGCTTACTTTTCATTATTAATATACCTTTATCCTTCCAAAATCTTTCCAAATTTCGCTCTCTCGGATTTTTATTTGAGGCGGTTCGGATTTTTATTTGAGACGGTAGGGAAAGCCGGCCCACACCCGATCCACCCGGCAGGCTCGCGCGGCCAAGGCCTGGTAGAGAAAGCCCGTCTCGTCACGCCAAAGCCGTTCAAAGGGATCAATAGGCACGATCCCGCTTCCGATTTCGTCACCAATTAAAATTTTGTCCTCTAGGCGATGTAGGTTGACTTCAAAGAACTTCTGGACGGACATCCCCTTTTGGAGCATACGGCGCGTTCCGTCCTGGAGATTCGTCACGACGCGAGCGTCGAAAATTTCCTCCGGCTTCGCGACGGAGAAATCGCGGATAGAAACGTCTTCGCCATAGAGACTTTGGGCATATTTCAGTTTTCCCATGTATTTACCTCCAATGATCAGATGCATGGCCCGCCTCCTTTCGATTGTTCTATTGTCTTTTCATCTTGTCGCGACCAACGTTAGGAGCATCAGGGTTTCCGATAGTTCGAGGAAAGCGCCCAGAAGGTCGCCGGTAACTCCGCCGAAGGTTTTGATGCAGTAAAAACCATACAGACAGAAAAAAAGGGCTCCCGTCACAGGCGCGCCGAAGAAAACAAAAGGAACCCCCGCAATGGAGTAAGTTATCAGTAGGACGAAACGACCTATTGGGGTGCTGGCGCTTCCCAAGGCTCGCGCGAGCCCATCCTTCCGCGCGAAAGGAAAGTACAACAAAAGGCCCAGGCCGGCGCGCGAGTAGACAGGGATCAGCGTCAATAAAACGACAACGGATTTTCCTCTCTCCGAATCAAGGCGAAAGGTCCCCAACAGCTCGGAAAAAATTCCCGTCTTCAATAGCAAGACGATTACGCATCCCATAACAGCAAAAGCCCCAGTGTGGGTATCTGAAAGGATTTCGAGCCGGGCGTCTCGGTCTCGACGGGAAAAAACCGCGTCACAGGTGTCCATCAATCCATCCATGTGAAGCCCCCCTGTGGCGGTCAGATAAAAAAGCGTCATCAGCGCGGCCCGAAGCGTTAGGGAAACTTCCCAAAACTGAAGCCAGGCGAAGAACGCCGCGCCCAAAGCTCCGATCGCAAGCCCCACCAGGGGCAGTACAGCGGGAAAGTAACGAAGACGCGAGGGGGTCCAGTCCAATCGGGGAACGGGAAGCGTGGTCAAAAACGAAAAAGCGATCATCGTTGCCATTATAATGTTTATCATAAAATGGGACATCGCGAAAAAGCATCCTTTCTCTAGGGGTGAATTCAGGGGTGAATTCCTGGTTATTTGTGGGCTTAAATATTTTTACTTCAGGTTTTTTATTTTAAATCATTATAAAGGAGTGAGATGATGTTCGTGTTCATTTCCGGGGCGGCGCGTAGCGGCAAAAGCACCTGGGCCGAAAAGTACGCGCTCTCGCTTTCCCACGCGGAACAAATGGATACTCCACGGGTGTATCTCGCCACAGCTCGCATTCTCGACCAAGAGATGAAGGAGCGTGTTCTGCGTCACCAGGCGACGCGTCAGGAGAAGGGATTCGAGACCTGGGAACAGGATGTGGATATTTCGAGGATCCTTCCTCGGCTTGTCCAGTGCGTTCCCGCCGCGACTCTTTTGCTGGAGTGTCTAGGAACACTGTTGGCGAACGAAATGTTCGGTCGAGAAACAACAATAAAAACAAGAAAAACAAGAAAAACGATAGCCTCCCGTGGAAGAGAAAAAGCGAACGTCCTGGTGGAAAAAATCTATGGAGAAATCCTGAGTTTGAAGGCCAATACGGCAAACCTGCTGGTGGTCTCCAACGATGTTTTCATGGACGGCTCGACCTACGACGAAGAAACGGAAAACTATCGGCGAGCCTTGGGAGCGCTTCACGTAAAACTGGCTCGCGAATCCCAACTGGCCGTGGAATGCGTCTGTGGGCAGGCGACGACAATTTACCGAAAAACACCCGCCTGAGAGTGGGCGGGCAGATATCCCTTACGTCCATCCCTCACGCACCCTCACGCGGGAATTTAGGTGACTTCCGTCAACGCGTTCAACGCGTTGGTGTTCGTCAGGATTCTATGTCGATCCCTACTTCCTTGAAGTTTTTCAGAACCTCGTCGAGGGGCATATAGCCGATTCCTTCCTTGAGCACATTACCGGAAGCGTCCATAAAAAGCAGATGGGGGACGTAGCGCACCTTGTATTTTTCCGCTATATCGCGGCGCTCGTAAAGGTCGATTTTTTCCGTGGAGAGTTTGCCCGCGTACTTACCGTTGATCTCGTCCACGACCCTGTACATCTGAGCGCAAGCGGGGCAAGAAGGCGTCGAAAGAACCTTGAGTGACGGAAGCTGAAGCTCCTCCGCCTGCGCTCGCCTTGGGAAAACAACTGGGAAAACGACCAGGAAAGTAAAAAGCGCGAACAAAAAAATTATATTCCACAACGACATGAAAGCCACTCCTTTAAAATAAAATGATAACTCCAAGAATATTATGACTCTCAATTGACAAAACTTGACATACTTCTGACAAAACTTGACATATTTCCACGATTCTTGACATACTTCCACGATTAAAGTTGTGGGATTCTAAGATCGACAAAGACAGCCGACTGAAACCAGTCTTACATCTTCTCCTTCAAGAGTGGATGCCCCCACTCTGAGAATATTTACAGCCACATTAATATCCTGGTCGTGTTCCGCCCCGCATCTCACGTTGATAAGCCATAAAAGGATTTTAACATGAAAGTAGACATATGGCAAGAAACCAAATACAAAACAAACGCCGCCGTTGGATGAGAATCGCTTTATCGTAAACTATTTGGAGGAAGGGGAGAGAGAGATGTACGTCTTGGCGTTTGAAAGAGTCTACACGGCCAAAGGCGGAGAGGAAGAGAGGAAGAGAGGAAGGAAAGGAAGGACGAGCGGAGGAGCACGTAGAAGTAACCCGCAATATCTTGAGCGACGGCTTTCCTATCAATAAAATCGTTAAATACACGATGCTGCCATGGGAAGAGGTGGAAAAGCTGTTGCATTGACCTATTTTCACGAGAAAGGTGGATCTTCGCCTTTCTCGTGAAATTTAATTAAATTTAAATTAAATAAATTTAAATTAAATAAATTTAATTAAATTGAAGTATGCCGCTCTACTTTGACGATCCTGCCGTGTTCCAACACGATGGTCTTTTCCGCGTGTTCCGCCACCTCGGGATCATGGGTAACGACGATGATCGTGCTGCCCTCCCCGTGAAGCCGGCTCAGGAGGTCCAATACGATCATCTCATTGTCCTCGTCTAAGTTACCCGTGGGTTCGTCCGCCAGAATCAGCCTCGGATAGTTGATCAAAGCGCGGGCGATGCAGACGCGTTGCTGTTCGCCGCCCGAAAGCTGGCGGGGAAGATGCTTCGCGCGATCCTTCAGCCCCACCCGTTCCAGGGCTTGCATGGCCTCGGATTCGTCGATCATGCTGTGGTAATACTGAGCGACCATGACGTTTTCCAGAGCCGTCAGATAGGAGATCAGGTGAAACTGCTGAAAGATCAACCCTATCTTGTCACGCCGTATGGTGGTGAGGGCACGAGGAGAAAGCCTCGTGACATCTTGATTGTCCAGGATCACCGTGCCACTGGTGGGTTTGTCCATGCAGCCGATGATGTTCATCATCGTAGTCTTCCCCGACCCGGACGGCCCCATGATCGCCAGCCATTCACCTTGGGCCACCGTCAGATCGATGTTTTGGAGCGCCTTGACCTGCCCTCCCGCTCCATAAATCATGGAGATGTTCTTGAGTTCTAGTATGTTCATGACATCTCTCCTATTCTCCGCGCAGAACCAAGGCCGGCTCTACGTCGGTAGCGCGTCGGACGGGCACCAGACACGCCAACGCCGTTACGGCCATCGACGCCAACACGGTAGCGGGCGCCAAGGCAAAGCTGAAGGAAATCGAACGGCCAAAAACGTTTATGCTGATCGTCTGGGCAAACATCCATCCAAACACGACTCCCAGCAACCCTCCTAGAATCCCTAGGAAAAGCCCCTCTCCCAGAAATTCCGCAACGATACTCCAGTTCTCCGCTCCGATGGCCTTCTTAAGGCCAATTTCCTTGCGCCTCTCCATGACCACCGTCATCATGGTGGTGGCGACACAGATCATCGTCAGCACCAACACCACCAGTGTCACCAAGTACACCAACGTCTGAAGTTTCGACAAAACGGAGGCCTCGGACTGAGTAACGCGCTTCACCAGCCGTGGCGCCACCGTGGGGACTTGCTCCCGAACCCGGGCCGCCATCGCTGAGAGCTCCACCTCGCTGCCCGCGACGCTCACTTCCGCCACCTCCGCCTCGCCCTCCTTGCCTGTCAGGCGTTCCATGGTATCCAGGTGCATAAAGAGAAAGCCGTCCTCTATGCTGCCCGTGCGGACGATCCCACTGATGGTCATCTCGCGGTTGAAGCGCCTCTGCCTGGCGTCGCGGCCGGATAGGGCCATCGTATCGCCCGGCGCGAGACGTGTGAACTCCGCCACGTCCGTTCCGATAAGGATCTCGTTTTCGCCTTCGGGCCACGCCCCTTCGATGTTCCAGTAAGGACTCGTCTTTTTCACCTGCGCGAAATCCGTTCCCACGGCCGTATAGGGCTGCATGTTGCTGCGCACCGCCTCGTACCGATAAGGCGCGACACCTATGAGACTTTCTCGTGGTAGAAGAGCGACGGCCTTTTCGACATCCGTCAGCCGTAGCATAGCTTCCCCTCCCGAAGCGACGAAGACCATGTTAGCCCCGTAGGAGCGAAACTCCCGCTCCATCTGGCGCGGAATGTCGTAGGTGATCGTCGTCATTCCTAGAAGCACCGTGGCTCCTATCGCTACTGCCAAAAGCGCCACCGTCATGCGCGACCGGCGGCGCAAAAGAGAACTGAACAACATTTTCATGTACATCTGACGTTTTGTCATTGGGTTACCTCCCGTGTAAAACCTCCGTAGGACGGAGGGACAGCAGCATCCGTATGGCGGGGAGGCTGCCCAAAAGCGTGACAAGCAGAACCAGAAGCGTGACCATAGGAACGACCAACCCTTTGACCGCGATGGCTGATCCAAAAACGGTTCTCCCGATAACTTGGGCGAAGCCCAGCCCCACAAAGTACCCCGCGGTTCCCCCCAACATGGAAGTCAGGACGATCTCCGTCAGGATCAAAAGGGCAACAGCCGCGCCCGTGGCACCGATGGCTTTCAGAAGACCGATCTCTGAACTGCGCTCCATGACGCTGGCCGTGACCAGGTTTGATATGGCCAGAGCCGAGCAGACCAGGCTCAACACGGTCAAGAGCAGCATCAAAAGCTGAGTCTTCTGCAAAATGGCCCCCTCCGACTCCGCCACCTGCAAGACAGGTT
This window contains:
- a CDS encoding methyl-accepting chemotaxis protein is translated as MWKNFKLSFKLLLGFGLLLVIFVASIVISWSNMAEVREDSDFLSTQIVPVVVMNSELEREAYELFLAVRQMQFLEDADSMTAVRAAITTTGKKLDEIGTYRSSHANLQTPAYVIDNVLPVFKDYVKDTEKNMDFITKKNEAYNEMLEGMRILSTSAQRTKDIISEVMLEEIKNGDTAGIMRRLDLMHVGEEIASISSNLWVSMMLAMDAGDVTKMRSTFDMFEPFEKNMRVLDQYTNTDEKTQLVARMRAAIRTYATNMEAYIELYKQLQDINIERLSLFNQFNTASSKATTMAQDRIRSLSRAAVASLSDAIFLMNSCTGLAMILGILIAIFISRSISKPLNTIVQLAKRVGDGDMTVEYKEFGYEGKDELGTLSLALSQMITDQEKAMQQILSVAVKLSDEAVDLSAISQETDASMMEVKSSIEQVASLSEANGAALEECNAGVEEMSAGADTVAQSSTDSAAFLSQTTGASQKAIQTVSGVISGMHNVDKNAKESENKIRQLVSSVDNVSSFVSVITGIADQTNLLALNAAIEAARAGEVGRGFAVVAEEVRKLAEESARAAQNVNGIIVELQNGAHESIKATIEAGRVLGDTLVQAEQAQGELDSALRQINKANDSIQNIAAVAEEQAASSKEVATAIDNATQSTMEVVEAISHIRHASEDTAQAAQGIAKQSESLSSYAHDLSNILSKFKLDVAAPVVKVTKSLKPQKKAILKTS
- a CDS encoding Cof-type HAD-IIB family hydrolase; protein product: MKSKLVFFDIDGTLVSYAGKSHVPEPTVEALKRLAQKGHVPAVATGRNLALTRKTASSLGIDSLVCCNGAQGIRKGESLYEVFLSEDFTQNFRSEFSSSSRKSYALDAENVYTNMNEDYLDAYLLEQAGHSCKKNLISAERVHLVCVFDSDSFPPQWRKRRKSWNLDIVEFPNSTEFRPSGTSKWSGIVRLATAVGFDVKDIVTVGDGLNDMDMIQNASLGIAVGGAKPELKAVADFITQDIDEGGIFSAFCDLGLI
- a CDS encoding bifunctional adenosylcobinamide kinase/adenosylcobinamide-phosphate guanylyltransferase — its product is MHLIIGGKYMGKLKYAQSLYGEDVSIRDFSVAKPEEIFDARVVTNLQDGTRRMLQKGMSVQKFFEVNLHRLEDKILIGDEIGSGIVPIDPFERLWRDETGFLYQALAARACRVDRVWAGFPYRLK
- the cobS gene encoding adenosylcobinamide-GDP ribazoletransferase encodes the protein MINIIMATMIAFSFLTTLPVPRLDWTPSRLRYFPAVLPLVGLAIGALGAAFFAWLQFWEVSLTLRAALMTLFYLTATGGLHMDGLMDTCDAVFSRRDRDARLEILSDTHTGAFAVMGCVIVLLLKTGIFSELLGTFRLDSERGKSVVVLLTLIPVYSRAGLGLLLYFPFARKDGLARALGSASTPIGRFVLLITYSIAGVPFVFFGAPVTGALFFCLYGFYCIKTFGGVTGDLLGAFLELSETLMLLTLVATR
- a CDS encoding bifunctional adenosylcobinamide kinase/adenosylcobinamide-phosphate guanylyltransferase yields the protein MMFVFISGAARSGKSTWAEKYALSLSHAEQMDTPRVYLATARILDQEMKERVLRHQATRQEKGFETWEQDVDISRILPRLVQCVPAATLLLECLGTLLANEMFGRETTIKTRKTRKTIASRGREKANVLVEKIYGEILSLKANTANLLVVSNDVFMDGSTYDEETENYRRALGALHVKLARESQLAVECVCGQATTIYRKTPA
- a CDS encoding thioredoxin family protein; translation: MSLWNIIFLFALFTFLVVFPVVFPRRAQAEELQLPSLKVLSTPSCPACAQMYRVVDEINGKYAGKLSTEKIDLYERRDIAEKYKVRYVPHLLFMDASGNVLKEGIGYMPLDEVLKNFKEVGIDIES
- a CDS encoding ABC transporter ATP-binding protein — encoded protein: MNILELKNISMIYGAGGQVKALQNIDLTVAQGEWLAIMGPSGSGKTTMMNIIGCMDKPTSGTVILDNQDVTRLSPRALTTIRRDKIGLIFQQFHLISYLTALENVMVAQYYHSMIDESEAMQALERVGLKDRAKHLPRQLSGGEQQRVCIARALINYPRLILADEPTGNLDEDNEMIVLDLLSRLHGEGSTIIVVTHDPEVAEHAEKTIVLEHGRIVKVERHTSI
- a CDS encoding ABC transporter permease, translating into MTKRQMYMKMLFSSLLRRRSRMTVALLAVAIGATVLLGMTTITYDIPRQMEREFRSYGANMVFVASGGEAMLRLTDVEKAVALLPRESLIGVAPYRYEAVRSNMQPYTAVGTDFAQVKKTSPYWNIEGAWPEGENEILIGTDVAEFTRLAPGDTMALSGRDARQRRFNREMTISGIVRTGSIEDGFLFMHLDTMERLTGKEGEAEVAEVSVAGSEVELSAMAARVREQVPTVAPRLVKRVTQSEASVLSKLQTLVYLVTLVVLVLTMICVATTMMTVVMERRKEIGLKKAIGAENWSIVAEFLGEGLFLGILGGLLGVVFGWMFAQTISINVFGRSISFSFALAPATVLASMAVTALACLVPVRRATDVEPALVLRGE